A genomic segment from Propionibacteriaceae bacterium ZF39 encodes:
- a CDS encoding 5'-nucleotidase C-terminal domain-containing protein, translating into MQIRRISGAALACTFALTAGPVLSAYAEPTADPTTEPTASVTATPTATATQSTEAAQPVASARAINAESCSTSPAQITVLNFNDFHGRIATASPDTVGFFGQIESYRAAAGEANSLVLSNGDNIGGSLFASFIQDDNPTIDILNAADLDATSVGNHEFDRGWDDLNGRVQTRADFPLLGANVYNAGTTTAALPEYAIFDKAGVKVAVIGAVTGDLPSLVSPAGISSLSIGDPVDAVNRVAAQLSDGNAANGEADVIIAEYHEGAAGSGDLATELAGSAIFSKIVNQTSPAVDAIFNAHSHQAYTFAAPVPGAAGETRPVVQSGSYASLIGKVELGLNADGEVECYTMANEAVTMTTADAVANYPRAAAIKTIVDATVAEAAVIGAQSVGNATAPIQRGLIVGSDGRVSDNRAVESTMTDLVAEMFRQQLGAGADDFIGVQNPGGTRADFDAGEITYAEAAAVLPFANTLMTTQLTGAQVKTMLEQQWQRTAAGEVPSRPYLQLGLSANVTYTYDESRAEGDRITSISVNGAPIDPAKLYTIGSGSFLIAGGDNFHVIADGTNTRDSGRVDLEAWVDFIKAEATVSPDYARQAVSVSSPLPTTIAVDTPVTLQVGVPQVGTPVAADTLDFFTGTVDNTEIVATLVTSAGEVQVGRAPVVDGRVEALTILVPAGTANGAAVLKLVASPSGTTVTLPVTITGGGTGTASPEPSTSPSTHPSTDPSGHPSTDPSGHPTKPGHPKPSHSNDPGKPVKPGHPNNPGKPVKPGHPNNPGYSNHPGKPNKPSSNSGVVKYPQKDRHGGLAKTGTNA; encoded by the coding sequence ATGCAGATCCGCAGGATCAGCGGGGCAGCACTCGCGTGCACGTTCGCCCTGACTGCCGGGCCGGTGCTCAGCGCGTACGCCGAGCCCACCGCCGACCCGACGACCGAGCCCACGGCTTCGGTGACCGCTACCCCGACCGCAACCGCCACGCAGAGCACCGAAGCAGCCCAGCCGGTCGCCTCCGCTCGCGCCATCAACGCCGAATCCTGCAGCACTTCCCCCGCGCAGATCACCGTTCTGAACTTCAACGACTTCCACGGCCGCATCGCGACCGCGAGCCCGGACACGGTCGGCTTCTTCGGCCAGATCGAGTCCTACCGCGCCGCCGCGGGCGAGGCCAACTCCCTGGTCCTGTCCAACGGCGACAACATCGGTGGCTCGCTGTTCGCGTCGTTCATCCAGGACGACAACCCGACGATCGACATCCTCAACGCGGCCGATCTCGACGCCACGTCGGTCGGCAACCACGAATTCGACCGCGGCTGGGACGACCTCAACGGGCGCGTCCAGACCCGCGCGGACTTCCCGCTGCTCGGCGCCAACGTCTACAACGCCGGCACCACGACCGCGGCCCTGCCCGAATATGCGATCTTTGACAAGGCCGGTGTGAAGGTGGCCGTCATCGGCGCCGTCACCGGTGATCTGCCTTCGCTCGTCTCCCCGGCCGGCATCTCGAGCCTGTCGATCGGTGACCCGGTCGACGCCGTCAACCGCGTCGCCGCCCAGCTGAGCGACGGCAACGCCGCGAACGGCGAGGCCGACGTCATCATCGCCGAATACCACGAGGGTGCCGCCGGCAGCGGCGACCTCGCCACCGAGCTGGCTGGCTCGGCGATCTTCTCCAAGATCGTCAACCAGACCTCCCCGGCCGTCGACGCGATCTTCAACGCGCACAGCCACCAGGCGTACACCTTCGCCGCCCCCGTCCCGGGTGCTGCCGGTGAGACCCGCCCGGTCGTGCAGTCCGGTTCGTACGCCAGCCTCATCGGCAAGGTCGAACTCGGCCTCAACGCCGATGGCGAGGTCGAGTGCTACACCATGGCCAATGAGGCCGTGACCATGACGACCGCCGATGCTGTTGCCAACTATCCTCGCGCGGCCGCGATCAAGACGATCGTCGATGCCACCGTGGCCGAGGCTGCCGTCATCGGTGCCCAGTCGGTCGGCAACGCCACCGCTCCGATCCAGCGCGGCCTGATCGTCGGTTCCGACGGTCGCGTCAGCGACAACCGGGCCGTCGAGTCGACCATGACGGACCTGGTCGCCGAGATGTTCCGCCAGCAGCTGGGTGCCGGTGCCGATGACTTCATCGGTGTCCAGAACCCGGGCGGTACGCGTGCCGACTTCGACGCCGGTGAGATCACCTACGCCGAGGCCGCTGCGGTCCTGCCGTTCGCGAACACGTTGATGACCACGCAGCTCACCGGTGCCCAGGTCAAGACGATGCTCGAGCAGCAGTGGCAGCGCACCGCTGCCGGAGAGGTGCCCTCGCGCCCCTATCTGCAGCTCGGCCTGTCGGCCAACGTCACCTACACCTATGACGAGTCCCGCGCCGAGGGCGACCGCATCACGTCCATCTCGGTGAATGGTGCCCCGATCGATCCGGCCAAGCTCTACACCATCGGCTCCGGTTCGTTCCTCATCGCCGGTGGCGACAACTTCCATGTCATCGCCGACGGCACCAACACCCGCGACTCCGGCCGTGTGGACCTGGAGGCCTGGGTCGACTTCATCAAGGCCGAGGCGACCGTGAGCCCCGACTATGCCCGCCAGGCCGTGTCGGTCTCCAGCCCGCTCCCGACGACCATTGCGGTCGACACCCCGGTCACGCTGCAGGTCGGCGTCCCTCAGGTCGGCACCCCGGTCGCCGCTGACACGCTCGACTTCTTCACGGGCACCGTCGACAACACCGAGATCGTGGCAACGCTGGTCACCTCGGCCGGTGAGGTCCAGGTGGGCCGCGCCCCTGTCGTCGACGGTCGCGTCGAGGCCCTGACCATCCTGGTCCCGGCCGGCACCGCCAACGGTGCTGCGGTCCTCAAGCTCGTCGCCAGCCCGTCCGGCACGACCGTGACCCTCCCGGTCACGATCACCGGTGGCGGCACGGGCACCGCCAGCCCCGAGCCGAGCACGAGCCCCTCCACCCACCCGAGCACCGACCCGTCGGGCCACCCGAGCACCGATCCCTCGGGCCACCCGACCAAGCCGGGCCATCCGAAGCCGAGCCACTCGAACGACCCGGGCAAGCCCGTCAAGCCGGGCCACCCGAACAACCCGGGCAAGCCCGTCAAGCCGGGCCACCCGAACAACCCGGGCTACTCGAACCACCCCGGCAAGCCGAACAAGCCGAGCAGCAACTCCGGGGTCGTGAAGTATCCCCAGAAGGACCGCCACGGTGGCCTCGCCAAGACAGGCACCAACGCCTGA